In Drosophila innubila isolate TH190305 chromosome 2R unlocalized genomic scaffold, UK_Dinn_1.0 1_C_2R, whole genome shotgun sequence, the following are encoded in one genomic region:
- the LOC117784321 gene encoding glucose-induced degradation protein 8 homolog — protein sequence MAGSAQRTGWAHRMRSYQCKQADINKLIMEYLLREGYKETARRFDAQAKKESGAQMDSLEYRNSVRAGQLQYAMDMAKKLYRRFECDNYMYFHMQQMHLIELIRQRNLEKAVSSTDTESTQSMAPSEQIETSSAADLCQQSNSQLDSTIMKHEQATSMEPKLVFLIKLILWAQSKLDNDNSFVDNVSFDVDGDFELEELMHALQHSF from the exons atggcGGGCAGTGCTCAGAGAACCGGCTGGGCACACCGTATGAGAAGCTATCAATGCAAGCAAGCGGACATCAATAAACTAATCATGGAATACTTGTTAAGAG AGGGCTATAAGGAAACGGCGCGAAGATTTGATGCTCAGGCCAAGAAGGAATCCGGCGCTCAGATGGACAGTCTGGAATACCGGAACTCGGTGCGAGCTGGTCAGCTTCAATATGCCATGGACATGGCCAAAAAGCTTTATCGAAGATTTGAATGCGACAACTATATGTACTTTCACATGCAGCAGATGCATCTGATCGAACTAATCCGCCAACGCAATCTGGAGAAAGCTGTTAGCTCTACTGATACAGAATCCACACAGTCGATGGCACCCAGCGAGCAAATTGAGACCTCCTCCGCCGCAGACCTCTGTCAGCAAAGCAACAGCCAGCTTGACTCAACCATAATGAAGCATGAGCAGGCCACAAGTATGGAACCCAAACTTGTTTTCCTTATCAAGTTAATACTATGGGCCCAAAGCAAGCTGGATAATGATAATAGTTTTGTGGATAACGTCAGTTTCGATGTCGATGGCGACTTTGAGTTGGAAGAGCTGATGCATGCATTGCAGCACAGCTTTTAA